In a genomic window of Methanosarcina horonobensis HB-1 = JCM 15518:
- a CDS encoding MarR family winged helix-turn-helix transcriptional regulator, giving the protein MHDPREIFGPIVHIYRSHMEYMTKELEAYGIGSGQHDFLLVLYHKDGISQENLARMLKVSKATSTRAIQNLEKEGYVYRQRDENDLRAYKVYLTEKGKEMRDIIFEKLVSFIDILFSDFTPEEKEIFRLLTRKAALKFFEPGFEPPSEKLNDIQ; this is encoded by the coding sequence ATGCATGACCCAAGAGAAATATTCGGCCCGATTGTCCATATCTACCGGAGTCACATGGAATATATGACAAAAGAACTCGAAGCTTACGGGATAGGGAGCGGGCAACATGATTTCCTTTTAGTTTTGTACCATAAAGACGGCATCTCTCAGGAAAACCTTGCAAGAATGTTGAAAGTAAGCAAAGCAACAAGCACAAGGGCAATCCAGAACCTGGAAAAAGAAGGGTATGTGTACAGGCAGAGGGACGAAAATGACCTTCGGGCTTACAAAGTTTACCTGACTGAAAAAGGGAAGGAAATGAGAGATATAATTTTTGAAAAACTGGTTTCTTTTATTGATATCCTTTTTTCGGATTTTACACCGGAAGAAAAAGAAATTTTCAGGCTGCTGACCCGTAAAGCTGCATTAAAATTCTTCGAGCCCGGATTCGAACCTCCATCTGAAAAGCTGAATGACATTCAGTAA